In Vagococcus luciliae, one genomic interval encodes:
- the yidA gene encoding sugar-phosphatase: MGIKMVTIDIDGTLVNSERKLTPKVKETIKKASDSGIDIVLTTGRPTIGVIDLVKELELENDHSFIITYNGGMIQNAGTKEVILRHSLSLDDYQDLELLSRKLGVHFHVQDADTMYTANPDISPYTINEAVITGIPLQYKPVNDMTKDIELVKAMMIDHEDILDAAIKKIPQEFHERFAIVKSAPYYLEILDPKATKGESVKELAAHLNIKQEEVMAIGDNENDLSMIEYAGIGVAMGNAVDSVKSIANKITKTNDEDGVAYAINEWVLNDN; encoded by the coding sequence TTGGGAATTAAAATGGTCACGATTGATATTGATGGCACTTTAGTCAATTCAGAAAGAAAATTAACACCAAAAGTGAAGGAAACAATTAAAAAAGCTTCTGATAGTGGGATTGATATTGTTTTAACAACAGGAAGACCAACTATTGGAGTCATTGATTTAGTAAAAGAACTTGAATTAGAAAATGACCACAGTTTTATTATTACATATAATGGTGGCATGATTCAAAATGCTGGAACAAAAGAAGTTATTTTACGACATTCACTGTCATTAGATGACTATCAAGATTTAGAACTATTATCACGTAAACTAGGCGTTCATTTCCATGTACAAGATGCTGATACAATGTATACAGCTAATCCTGATATTAGCCCTTATACCATTAACGAAGCAGTAATCACAGGTATTCCACTACAATATAAACCGGTAAATGACATGACAAAAGATATCGAACTTGTAAAAGCAATGATGATTGATCATGAAGATATTCTTGATGCAGCAATTAAAAAAATTCCACAAGAATTTCATGAACGCTTTGCCATCGTTAAAAGTGCTCCTTACTATTTAGAGATACTAGATCCTAAAGCAACTAAAGGAGAATCAGTCAAAGAACTGGCTGCGCATCTAAACATTAAACAAGAAGAAGTCATGGCAATTGGTGACAATGAAAATGACTTATCTATGATTGAATATGCAGGTATTGGGGTTGCGATGGGAAATGCTGTAGACAGTGTAAAAAGCATTGCAAACAAAATAACAAAAACCAATGATGAAGATGGTGTCGCTTACGCCATCAATGAATGGGTTCTTAACGATAACTAA
- a CDS encoding HD domain-containing protein, which translates to MIEKVFRDPIHHDIKVEHPIILELINAKEFQRLRRIKQLGTTSLTFHTAEHSRFGHSLGVYEITRRICNYFKRNYDAREYGEYGWDDSERLVTLCAALLHDLGHGPFSHTFEAIFKTNHEQITVDIITSNKTEINQILRQVSEEFPEKVASVIAKTYPNKQVVQLISSQIDADRMDYLLRDAYFTGTEYGTFDLTRILRVIRPHKSGIVFKISGMHAVEDYIVSRYQMYMQIYFHPVSRGMEMVLDRLLQRAQDLYHDNKPYFNKTSPLLVPFLAHNFDLNDYLVLDDGVLTTAFHLWSHSDDAILNDLSKRFLNRVPFKSAAFSNESFIMLPDLQDLVEKVGFNHTYYTAINSSFDLPYDFYKPEKSQNKTQIELIYPDGELIELASASELVRAIAGETKGDQRFYFPDEMLASSTLDNYTLFEDSINTFNNSIKNGEIIKKDV; encoded by the coding sequence TTGATTGAAAAAGTATTTAGAGATCCTATACACCATGATATTAAAGTTGAACACCCAATTATTTTAGAATTAATTAATGCCAAAGAATTCCAACGCCTAAGACGAATCAAGCAACTTGGAACAACATCATTAACCTTTCACACAGCAGAGCATTCTCGTTTTGGTCACTCTTTAGGGGTCTACGAAATTACTCGCAGAATTTGCAACTACTTTAAACGAAATTATGATGCGAGAGAATACGGGGAGTATGGATGGGATGATTCAGAACGACTTGTTACACTATGTGCGGCATTATTACATGATCTAGGTCACGGACCTTTTTCACATACATTTGAAGCGATTTTTAAAACAAATCATGAACAAATTACAGTCGACATCATCACATCAAATAAAACAGAAATTAATCAGATTTTACGACAAGTGTCAGAAGAATTCCCTGAAAAGGTAGCGAGTGTGATTGCTAAAACCTATCCAAATAAACAAGTCGTTCAACTGATTTCTAGTCAAATCGATGCAGATAGAATGGATTATTTGTTACGAGACGCCTATTTTACTGGAACAGAATATGGTACATTTGATTTAACACGTATTTTACGTGTCATCAGACCTCATAAAAGTGGGATTGTTTTTAAAATAAGTGGCATGCATGCTGTTGAAGATTACATTGTTAGCCGCTATCAGATGTACATGCAAATTTATTTTCATCCCGTCTCTCGAGGAATGGAAATGGTTTTAGATCGTTTATTACAACGAGCTCAAGATTTATACCATGATAATAAACCATATTTTAATAAAACATCGCCTCTTTTAGTTCCTTTCCTTGCACATAATTTTGATTTAAACGATTATCTTGTGTTAGATGATGGTGTATTAACTACAGCATTTCATTTATGGAGCCATTCAGATGATGCTATTTTAAATGATTTATCTAAACGATTTTTAAATCGTGTTCCATTTAAATCAGCAGCCTTTTCAAATGAGAGTTTTATCATGTTACCAGATTTGCAAGATTTAGTTGAAAAAGTTGGTTTTAATCATACCTATTATACTGCAATTAATTCAAGTTTTGATTTACCTTATGATTTTTACAAACCAGAAAAATCACAAAATAAAACACAAATCGAGCTTATATACCCTGATGGAGAACTAATTGAACTTGCAAGTGCTAGTGAGTTAGTTAGAGCAATTGCAGGAGAAACTAAGGGGGATCAACGCTTTTATTTCCCTGATGAAATGCTTGCATCCTCTACATTAGACAATTATACTTTATTTGAAGACTCTATTAACACTTTTAACAACTCCATAAAAAATGGAGAAATAATTAAAAAGGACGTGTAA
- a CDS encoding lipoate--protein ligase family protein: MSLKQSIVLFEQHHLTNENKYDPFIVTDILADYSGKHGMPIIHFWTMTNQLILGMQDTRVADLSDAISSVRFHHYHPVVRNSGGLAVVADDGILNFSMILPQEFTNQTSINHGYETMKAIISNALSSFNVIIDSFEVVNSYCPGEYDLSINEKKFAGIAQRRIKKGLSIMIYISVNGNQEKRGNLVQQFYQAGLKDKFGKETFPPVDPNSMRNLSDLLQQKLNVEQMQTLIIEAISQNWTIDDTAQVKFNHFLTSDEFKESYDKGYQRMEQRNERINTILKEVD; encoded by the coding sequence ATGTCGTTAAAACAATCAATTGTTCTGTTTGAACAACATCATCTAACAAATGAAAATAAATATGATCCATTTATCGTGACAGATATTTTGGCTGATTACTCAGGTAAACATGGAATGCCTATCATTCATTTTTGGACGATGACAAATCAACTAATATTAGGAATGCAAGATACTCGTGTCGCAGACTTAAGTGATGCCATCTCTTCGGTTAGATTTCATCACTATCATCCTGTTGTACGAAATTCTGGCGGTTTAGCTGTAGTAGCTGATGATGGGATTTTAAACTTTTCAATGATTTTACCACAAGAATTTACTAATCAAACCAGTATTAATCATGGATATGAAACAATGAAAGCCATCATTTCAAACGCTCTATCTTCATTCAATGTTATTATAGACTCTTTCGAGGTAGTAAATTCCTACTGTCCTGGTGAATACGATTTAAGTATTAATGAAAAAAAATTTGCCGGTATTGCCCAACGTCGAATAAAAAAAGGCTTAAGCATTATGATTTATATCAGTGTTAATGGTAACCAAGAAAAAAGAGGAAACCTAGTCCAACAATTTTATCAAGCAGGTTTAAAAGACAAATTTGGAAAAGAGACTTTCCCTCCAGTTGATCCAAACTCTATGCGAAATTTATCGGACTTACTACAACAAAAACTGAACGTTGAACAAATGCAAACGCTCATTATTGAAGCTATTAGTCAAAACTGGACAATTGATGATACTGCTCAAGTCAAATTTAACCATTTTTTAACTTCTGATGAATTTAAAGAAAGTTACGACAAGGGCTATCAAAGAATGGAACAGCGAAATGAGAGGATTAATACTATTTTAAAGGAGGTGGATTAA
- a CDS encoding DUF1934 domain-containing protein yields MSQREKTPINILVKTEVTQEQEFKEFLVEVKGNMVVINDVIYLRYEELLEGIDKPVPVTIKILPDGTVTLIRSGDVKMKLNFSYEEKRETTYATPYGMMSISTMTNHLHISLKDNPQSGDLTIDYDLFAGEEKLGTYHLMINFSGENR; encoded by the coding sequence GTGTCGCAAAGAGAAAAAACACCAATTAATATTTTGGTGAAAACTGAGGTTACACAAGAGCAAGAATTTAAAGAATTTTTAGTAGAAGTCAAAGGTAATATGGTAGTGATTAATGATGTCATCTATTTAAGATACGAAGAATTATTGGAAGGAATTGATAAACCTGTTCCTGTTACAATAAAAATTTTACCAGATGGAACGGTAACATTGATTCGCTCAGGTGATGTTAAAATGAAATTAAATTTTTCCTATGAGGAAAAGCGGGAAACAACGTATGCTACTCCTTATGGTATGATGAGTATTTCAACTATGACTAATCATTTACATATTAGTCTAAAAGATAATCCACAATCAGGTGATTTAACAATTGATTATGATTTATTTGCTGGGGAAGAAAAGTTAGGAACATACCATTTGATGATTAATT